ACCCACAGTCGAGGCCGAGAAGGATCCTACCGAGGTGGTGGAGGATGGCGACCGGGTCACCGTAGACTTGGACGAGCTGGTTCTCCGGGTCGGGTCAGAGGAGGTACCGCTGCGCGAGCCCCCCAAGTTCGCGCTACGAGCCTGGGAACAGGGGGGTTTATTGGAGATGGCCAGAAGGAACCCGAATAAGCCGCCCTGGAGGGACTGACTCGTGCTAGCGTACTGATCGGAAATCGCCGACGTTTCCGTAGCCCGCGGGAATGTTACGACGACCGGAACGTTCGGGGCTCTAAAATGAGAGATCTTCTGAAAATCGTAAGTTGGTTGCGCGCACGACGCGTGGTGGAGGTGGGTCACGGGAGGAACCTCCGATACCTCAAGGAACTGATGAGGCTCGGAATTGACGCGTATGGGGTAGAGATCGATATACAGCACGTCCGACGGGCGTTGAATGAAGGAATACCTTCGGTCAACGCGGACGCTATCAAGGAGTCAAGATGGATACTGCGGACACTACGTCCTGATCTGGTGTACGCCGTGCGACCGCCGGTGGAACTGGCGGTGGGACTGATAGAGCGGTACCCGACGGTCGCACTGAAGATGATGGAGGAGGAACGGTACGAGTTGCCGGAATCGCTAGTACGGGTCGGAGGTTGGCTTCTACACTGTGTTCGATTTTCACACTTTCGAGAAAAACCGAAAAAGCCTTGAACGGCCCGGTGGAGGGGCGGCGCGGAGGCGAGTTCCGCCATTTTCGGGGGAGTGCTCAGTGAGTTTCGATGATCTCCTGGAAACTCCCGTCGACAGGAGGACGTTCTTGAAGCTTGCGTTCACAGGCGTGTTGTCCGTCCTGGTGTCGGAGGAACCTGTTCGGGCGCTGATTAAATCCGTCCCGAGGTCCGTGGCCATGGTTTTCGGAGGGTCGTGTGGAGGTTGTACCACGACGTTGGTCGAGATCGGTATTGATCTCAAGGCGCTCGCCAACGCAGATCCCGTGTTCGGAACTCTCAGGCGCTCATTGATCTACTGTCCCAGTTTCACAGATCGATCATTGGATGATTTTCTCCGACTGAGCAGTGTAGACGTTACGCTGATCACGGGAAGTGTAGGGCCCACAATCCACGATTTCGAGACAGTTGTGGAACACGCACGTGAAATCTCCAATACGGTGATAGCAGTGGGTAACTGCGCGTGGACGGCCGGAGTGAACCGTCTGAGTCCGTACGGGTTGAGACCTGTATCCGACGCGGTTGTGGTGGACGAGTACGTGCCGGGGTGCCCTCCCAGGCCTGAGCACATCTGGTACGCCATGACCGGCGGAGCCATCGGTGAGCCACCATCTTCGACGGAGCTGGGAGGTAGTCGCTCCGAACCGGGGTTCAAGACCGTATGTAGGACGTGTGTGTGGCGTAGGACGAGGAAGATTGCGAACACCTTAGCCGAACCCGGATGTAGGGGAGCTATCGGCTGCAAAGGGGGCTGAAACCCCAAACTGCGCGGCCTCGAAAAGCACCGCCGGTGTTTCACCGTGCACGGCGACGGGCGACCTGTGCATCGGGTGTTACTCGGATCAGTTCCCTAAGCTGCCGTTCTACGAGTACCTGGCCCGAGTGCCGTCGAAGCCCGTGACCACAACGGAGAAGGGTCCCTCTACCATCCCCGTACCGTTCGTCGGTATCCCGGCTTACCATAGTATTGCCGAGTTCTTCAGGAACTTGCTCCAATGATTGGGGGAATGACGGG
Above is a window of Methanopyrus sp. SNP6 DNA encoding:
- a CDS encoding UPF0146 family protein, which encodes MRDLLKIVSWLRARRVVEVGHGRNLRYLKELMRLGIDAYGVEIDIQHVRRALNEGIPSVNADAIKESRWILRTLRPDLVYAVRPPVELAVGLIERYPTVALKMMEEERYELPESLVRVGGWLLHCVRFSHFREKPKKP